TGCAGGCGAAGCCTGGCTTCATCACAGAGCAATTCCGCCTTTCCCAGCTGCATCCCACCGGAGTCTCGGGCTCGAACCCAGTTCCGGGCCGGGACTCGGTGCCCGTTCCATGGGGTTTGGGTCTCCTCGCCGCTCGCGTGAGCCCCCGTACCGGTGTCTTCCTCTTGCATGTCCCCGTCCGCCCCCAATAAAGgatgctccagcagcactgcgGGCCCTGCCTCTCCTTGCTGTGCCCACAGTGGGGCCGGGGGCCCCGGAGCTCAGCTCCCCCTGGGCACCGTGAGGCCATTCCCGTTGTCCCACCCCGGATCCCGAGCACCCCCCCCcggagcccctttaggccccTGGGCTcgatgccccccccccccccacgccGCTCAGCCGGTGCCCCGCGGCCTGCGGAGCTCCGCCCCCTTCCCGGggccccgccccctccccgGGGCCCCGCCCCCTCCCAAGCTCCGccccctgggggggggggggggaggcgcCGGCCCGGAGCGGCGGGAAGGTCTGAGGGAATGCGGGCggccaagatggcggcggccgCGGTGCGGGCCGCGCGTCCCGGTgagggcggcgggggggggcggcAGGGCCGGGCCCGCGTTGCCCCGGAGCGGTGCCTttgcggagcggggccgggccgggcccggccggggttgggggggggagcggcggcggggccgggtcTGCCTGCGGCTGCCCTGGGCCGAGCCGGCCGCTGCTGCCCCGGCGGCACCGGCGCTGGGCCGGGCGGCGTCCAGGCCGGATCCCCGCTGCGCGCGGAGCTCGCCCGCGCCACGGGCAGAGGCGCTGTGGGGCCCGCAGGCCGGGGCGCCCCGGGAGCCGCTCCTTGTGCTCCGGAGCCTGCGGGTCCTGCTGCGCGGCTGCTATGAGGGTgctgcagggtgctgcaggggtgctATGAGGGTGCTATAGGGGTGTTTTacaggggtgctgcaggggtgctatgagggtgctgcaggggtgctgcaggggtgctATAGGGGTGTTTTacaggggtgctgcaggggtgctATGAGGGTGCTAtaggggtgctgcaggggtgctgcaggggtgctATAGGGGTGTTTTacaggggtgctgcaggggtgctATGAGGGTGCTAtaggggtgctgcaggggtgctgcaggggtgctgcaggggtgctATAGGGGTGTTTTacaggggtgctgcaggggtgctATGAGGGTGCTAtaggggtgctgcaggggtgctgcaggggtgctATAGGGGTGCTATAGGGGTGTTTTacaggggtgctgcaggggtgctGTAGGGatgctatagggatgctgtagGGGTGCTATAGGGGTGTTACAGGGATGCTATAAAAatgctatagggatgctgtagGGATGTTACAGGGGTGCTGTAGGGATGCTATAGGGATGCTATAGAGATGCTGTGCGGTGCGGGTGCTATAGGAATGCTGTAGAGATGCTGTAAGGATGCTATAAGGATGCTATAGGGATGTTACAGGGGTGCTGTAGGGATGCTGTAGGGAtactatagggatgctgtagGGTTGCTGTAGGGGTGCTATGGGGATGCTATAGAAATGCTGTAGAGATGCTGTAGGGATGATATAGGGatgctatagggatgctgtagGGGTGCTATAATGATGCTATAGGGGTGCTGTAGGGATGCTACAGGGGTGCTGTAGGGATGCTATAGAGATTCTGTAGGGGTGCTATAGGGATGCTATAAGAatgctatagggatgctgtagGGGTGTTATAGGAATGCTGTAGAGATGCTGTAGGGatgctatagggatgctgtagGGGTGCTATAGGAATGCTGTAGAGATGCTGTAGGGatgctatagggatgctgtagGGGTGCTATAGTGATCCTGTAGGGgtgctatagggatgctgtagGGGTGCTATGGGGATGCTATAGTGATGCTATAAGGATGCTATAGTGGTGCTGTAGGGGTGCTATAGTGGTGCTGTAGGGATGCCATAGGGGTGCTATAGTGATGCTATAAGGATGCTATAGTGGTGCTCTAGGGATGCTGTAGGGGTGCTATGGGGATGCTATAGTGATGCTATAAGGATGCTATAGTGGTGCTGTAGGGATGCCGTAGGGGTGCTATAGTGGTGCTGTAGGGATGCCATAGGGGTGCTATAGTGATGCTATAAGGATGCTATAGTGGTGCTCTAGGGATGCTGTAGGGATGCtttgcctgcctgcagccccccaGGTGTACCCCGAGGAGTTCCCTTCCTTGCCGTGCTGTGGGAGCCCTTTGCCCTGGCGCCGTTAGGCTGGAAGTTCAGGCTGGCTTTGGGTGTGCCAGGGGAGGCGAAGGTTCCGATTCCGTCCCTCGCTCGGATTCCAGGCCCCGGAGCTTCCGGCGAGGCGCggagctggcagggagcagcGCCCGCCGCGGGGTGCTCACGGGGCTCTCCCCTCTCTCGCAGTGCTGCAGGGCCGCAGCCAGCTCAGGCTCCCGCTGCGATGGAGGGCTCAGGCGGCCACCGCTGCCGTGACAGCCACCGCGGAGCCGCGCACGCAGCCGCAGGCGCGGTGAGTGGGGCACGGGGGGGCTGCTGTGCTGCGGGGCTGGGCGCTTGGGGGGTGCCCTGGGGCTCCGGGGAGGGGGGGTTTGGGTGCCTGTGGGCgccctcctctgcctgcttgcACGCCCCCGGGCTCTCTGCAGGGGGCTGTGGCCCGAAGGAAGGCCTGGGGCAGTGCCATAGGGCAGACGCTGGGGTGTCATTGCTGGTACAGACCCataggctggtttgggttgggagggaccctaaagctcgtCCCGTTCCAACAGGGACTCCtgccactagagcaggttgcccaaacctggccttgaacactggcagggatgggcaggggtTCTTAGACCCTGTTTTAGAACCTCCCGTCCAGCCTTGAGCTGCAAGGTCTCGTTCTCAGTCTATTTCCAGTTGAACTCTGTCACAAAGCGGTTACTTTCCCTAGCAAAGATCATGCAGATCCTCGTCCTGGGCCTGCTCgtgcttgcagctcctcttCTCCCATAAGCAGGATGAGCTTCTAAGCAGGAAGCTGCTTGGGCAGACGACAAGTGCGGAAGGCTAAGCTGCTTTGGGAAGAACGATGCTACTCAAGCAGCAGCTCACTGGCATTGGAACTCCCTCTTGCCCCCGTAGGAAGCCTAAGACAGGAATCTTGATGCTGAACATGGGTGGTCCGGAGCGCCTGGATGACGTCCATGATTTCCTGCTTCGCCTCTTCCTGGACAGAGACCTCATGACGCTGCCAGCTCAAAGGTAACGCTCTCCTCGGGGTTGCTGGGGTACCTGGGGGCTCCGTGTGGAGCAGGGTTTCAGGTGGGTCAGCAGCGCAAGGCACAAGGGTCTGTGGCCAGAGATGGGTCTCTCCTGATGCAAACTCTGGTGTCCGACCACCAAGGAAGCTTGGGAAGGGCGAATATGACACGGATCAAGGCGCAGGGTGCTGCGTGCTCTGCGTGGGTTTGAGGGGGGGGGCCAAGGTGGTGGCTTGCTGCTGAGACTGCTCTGTATCCCTTCGAACGCTGCAGTAAGTTGGCTCCCTTCATCGCCAAGCGCCGCACGCCCAAGATCCAGGAGCAGTACAGCAGGATTGGCGGCGGCTCCCCCATCAAGAAGTGGACAGCAGTGCAAGGAGAAGGCATGGTGAAGCTGCTGGACAGCATGTCTCCTCACACCGGTACCGCTGCGCCGGCCGCGAGCGCTCTGGCGCGGGGCTCGGAAGCACAGGGCAGCTTTGGCTGCTGTAGGGATGCTATAGGGATGCTATAGAGatgctatagggatgctgtagGGGTGTTATAGGGatgctatagggatgctgtaagggtgctatagggatgctatagggatgctgtagGGGTGCTATGGGGATGCTATAGGGGTGCTGTAGGGATGTTACAGGGGTGCTGTAGGGATGTTACAGGGGTGCTGTAGGGATGTTACAGTTGTGTGCAAGGTGAAGAGAGCAGGCAGGCGTGGAAGCAGGGGCAGCCCTGGCACACTGAGCGCCCGTAATTCCCTTGGCTTTTAGGGAGAGCCGGGGTGGGAGAAGGGTGATCCTCTTGTGGGAGCTGCCTGGCGGCGTGGGCTTGAGCCAGGCTTTCCTGCCTGGTGCTGTTGGGTTTCCCAGCTCATGGCATCTTCCTGTTGGGAGTTGGAGGATGGGGCTTCCGGAGGGATCCCTCTGCTCGGCTGGGCTGCGGATGCGGCCCAGCTCTGAGGACAGAGCTTAAAGCCTTTTAGTTACGCCAACCCGAGCCTGAGGAATAGGTGACTACGGGAGAGGGTTGGGAGCGTGACTGCCGTTAGTGCTTGGGTGTACCCCAGCCTCTTGGAGCTGTTGATAACGGCTGGAAGAGCACTCAGGAGTTAGGCCTGGGAGCAGGATGAAGGGGAGCTCGCGTGGCAGAAGAGACAAGGTCCGTCGGTGAGCGTGGCAGGGCTTGGCTGCCTGATAGGAGGCAGCTCCacccagggcaggagcaggagataAGGCCTCTcgctgtgccctgggggagctACGAGTGGGTTTCTCTCCTGCTGGACAAGGGGTGTACGGACAGGACGAGGGGGGTGGCTTTCACCTGCCCGAGGGGCCGCTGAGGTGGGATATGGGGACGAAGTTCTTCACCGGGGGAGTGGGCAGACCCTGGGCCGGGttgaagctggggctgccccatccctggcactgttcaaggggctcggagcaagctgctctagtggaaggtgtccctgttgGAACTGggtgggctttaaggtcccttcaacccaaagcaTCCTCGGAGCCTGTGAGTCACGCAGCGGCCTAAAGGCAATGTCCTCCTGCGCCTTgtctcctggggcaggcaggaggagccTCTGAATCCCCACGAAAGGCAGGGGGCACGGTGGCACCATGCTCGGTGTGTGCCGTCACCCGCCCGGGCCTTCACAGGAGCTCCTTCTCTGCACTGTGCCCTTTGTGCCCGAGCAGAGCCTGcctctgggagcagcaggagcggAGGAGAGCGCTCGGAATCCCTCCCTGCAGATAATGCTCCACTGCAGTGGGAGCGCTGCTGGTGCTGAataggcagagcagagctctccaTTCTCTGCAGCTCAGCGTGGTGCTGGGAGCTAACAGCCTCCTGCCTTTGAGCCAGTGGGTAAGGGAATGCCCTCCATGTGACTGGAGCCAGACCCGCTTtgtggctgctgcttcagccttgGGTAGAAGGAGAGGAGTGGAAAAGGATCTAGAAGGGGCCGAGGCCCTGCCATGGGCTCTGAAGATAAAGCTTGGGCGCTTTATCTGCTCTCGCTTTGGTTTGGGGACCGCTTTCTGGGCAGTTCCACCCAGCcctgggcagctcctgctcctgatAAGGCCTTCGGAGGCCTCCTCTTGAACGGGTGGTGGGGATAAGGCTTGGAGCGCGTGGCGAGGAGGAGAGTTTGTGCGTCCGAGCTGGGTTTCCATAGAgccatagactggtttgggttggaaaggaccttaaagctcctccagcatcCGAAGTTCCAGCCCCCTTCCGCTGGACCGTGCttcttgcagcccctttaggcactggaaggtgctCTAAAGCCTCCCCACATCCAACCCCAACACCCccagtccttctcctcagggcttcAGTGTGGTGGTCTCTACTCTGTGCTTACTACTGATGAGTTCTAATGCCCTTTGCTCCCgtttcccttcctgtgcttTGCCTGCAGCACCTCACAAATACTACATTGGCTTCCGCTATGTGCACCCGCTGACAGAAGAAGCCATTGAAGAGATGGAGAAGGATGGCATTGAAAGGGCTATCGCTTTCACCCAGTACCCCCAGTACAGCTGCTCTACCACAGGTGAGTGTCCGTGTGGAGCCAGGCACTGGTGAACATTCCCGTCCCCATGgcatggggcttggagcagcctgctctagtggcacggggttggaactggatgagccttagggtcccttccaacccagaccattccgTGTCCGGTTCTGATCCGCAGTTGCAGCGTTAGAAGCTGTATTAATACCTTCCTACAGAAGTGTTTTAACCTGAGTGAGCTTCAGTGAGCTTCATCTCGTGTGTTGCAGGAAGCAGTTTAAATGCCATCTATCGCTACTATAACCAGAAAGGGGCGAAGCCGAAGATGAAGTGGAGCATCATTGACCGATGGCCCACACATCCCCTTCTTATCCAGGTATGGAGCTAGCAGGTGCATACAGCAGCACTCCAAGGGTATATTCTGGTTACAGTAATGTAATAGTTCATTACCTACCAAGTACGAATTGCACGAGAAGAAAGGTTGTTTCATGCCAGATGCTTTGGCACGATCCTGCGTGGAATCTTGCTTTCAGATCCTGCGCATCTTGCTTTAAAAGCATAGTGGGATTATCCTAACAGCGTTTGCTGCAAGGAGCCTCCAGAGGTCGTGCTGCATCCAGCTTTGGGCATCTTCAAGGCAggagcaacctggccttgaacactgccagggatggggcagccccagctcctcctttcaacccattccagtgtcccagcaccctcatggggaagaacttctttccaAGATCCCATCCcaatctcccctcgggcaggttgaagccattccccttggcctgtccctccAGGCCCTCCTCCAGCTTTCTCGTGCCCCCCGGTGTTTCTGACCCAGGGCTCTCTGTTCTGAGCAGTGCTTCAGCGACCACATCCAGAAGGAGCTGAACCTGTTTCCACCGGACAAAAGGAAAGACGTCGTCAtcctcttctctgctcactCCCTCCCCATGTCTGTGAGTAGCAGCAGGGCGCTCCTGCCCTTGCCGGAGCGGGGTCCCCCTGCCTGGGCTGCACGAAGGCTGCGCTCCCCTTCTCCGGTGCCCCGGGAGACACGAgggtgctgtgtgtgtgtgtcgcAGGTGGTGAACCGTGGCGATCCGTACCCTCAGGAGGTGGGAGCGACTGTCCAGAGGGTCATGGAGAAGCTCAACTACTCCAACCCCTACAGGCTGGTGTGGCAGTCCAAGGTAGGGGCTCGAGCACCGCCTCATCCTGCAGTGGTGGAGAGCTTCCAGCGGAAGGAGGTCACGGCCTCAACGCCTTATTCCCATTCCCAGTATTTCTGCTGGAGCAGAACCACTCGAATCAGTCTTGCCGGTGGATCAGCCTCCTCCTAATGTGAGCTCAGTCCAAACAGGCTCTGTTATTCCTGACAAAGAGCGCTTGTgttccttctccatccaacccattccagtgtcccagcaccctcacagggaagagcttcctaaGATCCCTGATGTCCTTAAGAATAAAGAGGCTGTTCCATGTAAGAATGATTCACTAAAGCTGACTTATTCCTTATTGCCCTCCCCTTTTCCTACAGGTTGGACCAATGCCTTGGCTCGGCCCCCAGACAGATGAGACCATCAAAGGGCTGTGCCAACGAGGGAAGAAGAACATGTTGTTGGTCCCTATAGCCTTCACAAGCGACCACATCGAGACGCTCTATGAGCTGGATATCGAGTATGCCCAAGTTCTAGCCAACGAGGTGAGTGCTTTGTGGGTGTTACTTCCTTTGGAGCTGCTTCTTCCAATGGGATCTGGGGCAAAATTCATTTTTCCTATAGAGTGGAAGCGCATCTGAACTGGTTTAACTCAAGGAAGGGTTTGAGTCCTCACTGGTGAAGGCTCTGTCAGGCTTAACTTGGTTTTCTccctatttttttccagtgtggaGCCGAAAACATCAGAAGAGCGGAATCCCTTAATGGAAACCCTCTGTTCTCCAAGGTATCTTTGCTGCGATAGTTGGACTTTGCTCCCGGTCGATGTGTTTCCTCCTGTACGGAAGTGTCCTCTTGTAGTTTTAGCGGCAAAAGTGGTACCCCCTGTACTCACCCTGGGCACCACCGAGAAAACCACTTTTGTATTCATCTGTAGTCATTTCCCCTTAAGTACATAGgaagtagtagtagtagtaaggTATAGTAACTATTTCTCTGAAGATGCTGTGCCCATGCAGTTTTAAAGCAGGATCTCCTCCTGAAGTAAaggaggagcagctcccagtgcctaaaggggctccaagAAACCTGCACGAGGCCTGGAGGGGCAGGACAAGGgcgaatggctttaacctgcccgaggggagttGAGAGGGGACATTGGGAataagctcttccttgtgagggtgccgGGCCCGTTGGAATGGGTTGAaaggaggagctggggctgccccatccctggcagtgttccaggctaGGCTGGACTTAGAGCAacctaatggaaggtgtccctgttgGAAttaggtgagctttaaggtcccttccaaggcAACCCAGGGTGATTCCGCGGTGTGATGGCTTCACGCTGTGAAAGTGACACACGTTAAAGCACCTTCGCTCACGTGTGCTCTTCATCCCATCCCGCAGGCTCTGGCGGAGCTGGTGTGCTCCCACATCCAGTCCAAGGAAGTGTGCTCCAGGCAGTTAACCCTCTGCTGCCCTCTCTGCGTGAACCCTGTGTGCAGGGAGACCAAAGCCTTCTTCGCCAGCCAGTCACTGTGAGGGATGCTTGGGGCAGGAGCCCCGGACCACAGCACCAGGACATCAGCCGGTGGTGCTGTGCCAAGGTTAGGACCTGCTCCACCAAACCTCTTCCACCCTTGCAGGCTGGTACTCCGAGGTGTAAACCTCGCGTAGCACTGCGAAAGTGCACTTTTGGGGcttgctgcttttgcttctgttgtCTTTGTTTGAGAAGAGCTTGTAGAAAGTAGGGAATGGGGATGTGAATCCTGGGGGATAGGAGAAGATCTCGTTCCAGCCGCTGCTGCTTGGACTTCTGTGAGCACTGAGAAGCGTCCCTATCGATGAGCTTCTGCTTCCTGTGCAGGGATTGATGTGAAGGGAGTTGGCCTGAGTGCATTCGGCAGCTTCCCAGGCCAAGTACACGGAGGGCTTGAGGTGTGGTGTAACCACCGCAGCCTCTGCTGGTCCCTTCGGGTGGCTTGGAAGATCAAGTGACTTCTAATGCTGGTTAAATCATGGCCATTTGAAGGGTTTCGACCACAGTGCTAAGGGTTTGGGTTGCTTTTGGTTTCCCCCTGCCACAAACTTCCATGGAAAGCTCAACAGGGAtagcagaaaacacaaaacccgTTTACATTTACCCCTATGCAGGAAAGCCTCTGCTTGGAAGAGCAGGAAAGGAACCAGCCTGCTTGGGTGCTGCTGGTGAAGCAAGCTGCACGCTTCCACCTTAGCACCTATAGCAACGTGGTGCcggggtgggtggggggggtATCTCTGAagcagaatggctttaaatatCAGCATTAAAAAGGGCTTTCTGTGATGAAGTAGCTTTTGGTTTGCTCTCCAGAAGGTCCGCGatgtgctttctgctgtgccacAGTGGGGTTTGTGCCTGTGGAGC
This portion of the Lathamus discolor isolate bLatDis1 chromosome W, bLatDis1.hap1, whole genome shotgun sequence genome encodes:
- the LOC136004352 gene encoding ferrochelatase, mitochondrial, coding for MRAAKMAAAAVRAARPVLQGRSQLRLPLRWRAQAATAAVTATAEPRTQPQARKPKTGILMLNMGGPERLDDVHDFLLRLFLDRDLMTLPAQSKLAPFIAKRRTPKIQEQYSRIGGGSPIKKWTAVQGEGMVKLLDSMSPHTAPHKYYIGFRYVHPLTEEAIEEMEKDGIERAIAFTQYPQYSCSTTGSSLNAIYRYYNQKGAKPKMKWSIIDRWPTHPLLIQCFSDHIQKELNLFPPDKRKDVVILFSAHSLPMSVVNRGDPYPQEVGATVQRVMEKLNYSNPYRLVWQSKVGPMPWLGPQTDETIKGLCQRGKKNMLLVPIAFTSDHIETLYELDIEYAQVLANECGAENIRRAESLNGNPLFSKALAELVCSHIQSKEVCSRQLTLCCPLCVNPVCRETKAFFASQSL